In Eriocheir sinensis breed Jianghai 21 unplaced genomic scaffold, ASM2467909v1 Scaffold518, whole genome shotgun sequence, one DNA window encodes the following:
- the LOC126992905 gene encoding histone H3: MARTKQTARKSTGGKAPRKQLATKAARKSAPATGGVKKPHRYRPGTVALREIRRYQKSTELLIRKLPFQRLVREIAQDFKTDLRFQSSAVMALQEASEAYLVGLFEDTNLCAIHAKRVTIMPKDIQLARRIRGERA, encoded by the coding sequence atggcccgtaccaagcagactgccaggaaatccaccggtggcaaggcgccccgcaagcagctggccaccaaggccgctcgcaagtcggccccggccaccggaggagtcaagaagcctcaccgctacaggcccgggaccgtggccctccgtgagatccgccgctaccagaagagcaccgagctcctcatcaggaagctgcccttccaacgtctggtgcgcgagatcgcccaggatttcaagaccgatctccgcttccagtcctctgccgtcatggctctgcaggaagcctccgaggcctacctcgtcggtctcttcgaggacaccaacctctgcgccatccacgccaagcgtgtcaccatcatgccaaaggacatccagctggcccgtcgcattcgcggcgagcgtgcctaa